The following coding sequences are from one Oncorhynchus clarkii lewisi isolate Uvic-CL-2024 chromosome 20, UVic_Ocla_1.0, whole genome shotgun sequence window:
- the LOC139376496 gene encoding glucose-6-phosphatase catalytic subunit 1-like, translating to MEAVMDAMQGYGVSTTNYLQTNYKDAQGLFLWVSWAADLRNTFFIFFPLWFHLRESVGIKLIWVAVIGDWLNLVFKWILFGERPYWWVHETPYYSNTTAPHIEQYPMTCETGPGSPSGHAMGAAGVYYTLVTSILAIMLTKNKTGSSSKGLYLRGTLWAFFWAVQVCVCLSRVFIAAHFPHQVICGVITGMVVAEAFNRTQWIYGASLKKYIYTTLFLLSISVGFYVLLKALGVDLLWTLEKAQKWCVRAEWVHMDSTPFASLLRNMGTLFGLGLGLHSPLYTESKNSSGTTLFRTGCIVTSLLLLHLFDSFKPPTHTAAVFYLLSFCKSATVPLATVSIIPYCVSGALSSVQSKKYL from the exons ATGGAGGCAGTCATGGATGCCATGCAGGGCTATGGGGTGAGCACCACTAATTACCTTCAGACCAACTATAAGGACGCCCAGGGTTTGTTCCTGTGGGTGTCCTGGGCTGCTGACCTCAGGAACaccttcttcatcttcttccctcTCTGGTTCCACCTGCGGGAGTCAGTGGGCATCAAGCTCATCTGGGTGGCAGTGATCGGCGACTGGCTCAACCTGGTCTTCAAGTG GATTCTGTTTGGCGAGAGGCCGTATTGGTGGGTCCATGAAACACCTTACTACAGCAATACCACTGCACCTCACATTGAACAGTACCCAATGACCTGTGAAACTGGCCCAG GCAGTCCCTCTGGCCACGCTATGGGAGCTGCAGGCGTCTACTACACACTGGTTACCTCCATTCTAGCCATCATGCTGACCAAGAATAAGACGGGATCTTCCTCCAAGGGCCT GTATCTACGGGGCACTCTGTGGGCGTTCTTCTGGGCGGtccaggtctgtgtgtgtctctccagagtCTTCATTGCTGCCCACTTCCCCCACCAAGTCATCTGTGGAGTAATCACAG GTATGGTTGTGGCCGAGGCGTTCAACAGAACCCAGTGGATCTACGGAGCCAGTCTGAAGAAgtacatctacaccaccctcttcCTGCTCTCCATCTCTGTGGGCTTCTACGTGCTGCTGAAGGCTCTAGGCGTGGACCTGCTGTGGACCCTGGAGAAAGCCCAGAAGTGGTGTGTGAGAGCCGAGTGGGTCCACATGGACTCCACTCCCTTCGCCAGCCTCCTGCGTAACATGGGCACCCTGTTTGGCCTGGGCCTGGGCCTACACTCGCCCCTCTACACCGAAAGCAAGAACAGCAGCGGCACCACCCTCTTTAGGACGGGATGTATCGTCAcctcgctgctcctgctgcacctcTTTGACTCCTTCAAGCCCCCCACGCACACTGCCGCTGTCTTCTACCTGCTGTCTTTCTGTAAGAGCGCCACTGTCCCCCTGGCAACCGTCAGCATCATCCCCTACTGCGTGTCTGGAGCTCTCAGCAGTGTACAGAGCAAGAAGTATTTGTGA